One Rhodospirillales bacterium genomic window carries:
- a CDS encoding MBL fold metallo-hydrolase, with protein MLRHIVAIAVFAASISAFVSTPTNAADKMTLRTVTDGVYMMENGRGSSNSTFVVTKEGVLVLDFDIRTADQVLAAIRKKTDKPVRYLVSSHSAGDHSTGAMHFQADKPIYIAHKNQVRDLFMQEGKEFARRTEERQSYKGKKLVRPTLGFEKSLTLYMGGLTFQIRHEGHGHSTGDTTIYIPQKRVFLAGDILDTEIHPGQGSSGESSYSKVSGWIKIIDNITARNLPVDTFVPGHGPVHVNRGIADLQEQKRYFVVMRNEVAKRIKQGKSPSQIYRELKKNMPKEFAHYRRSSRLRNFIKRFWHQLHDRGL; from the coding sequence ATGCTTCGCCATATCGTTGCCATTGCGGTTTTTGCCGCCAGTATTTCTGCGTTTGTATCCACGCCCACAAATGCCGCAGACAAGATGACCCTGCGCACCGTCACCGACGGGGTTTACATGATGGAAAATGGCCGTGGCTCGTCCAATTCAACCTTCGTTGTCACCAAAGAAGGCGTTCTGGTTCTGGATTTTGATATCCGCACCGCCGATCAGGTTCTGGCCGCCATCCGCAAGAAAACAGACAAGCCGGTGCGCTATTTAGTGTCATCGCATTCCGCCGGCGACCATTCCACCGGGGCCATGCATTTTCAGGCCGACAAACCCATCTACATTGCCCATAAAAATCAGGTCCGCGACCTGTTCATGCAGGAAGGCAAAGAATTTGCACGCCGCACCGAAGAACGCCAATCTTATAAAGGCAAAAAACTTGTTCGCCCGACATTGGGTTTTGAAAAATCCCTCACCCTCTATATGGGCGGGCTTACCTTTCAAATTCGCCATGAAGGCCACGGCCATTCCACCGGCGACACCACCATCTATATTCCACAAAAGCGCGTCTTTCTTGCGGGCGATATTTTAGATACGGAAATTCATCCCGGCCAAGGCAGTTCGGGCGAAAGCTCCTATTCAAAGGTCAGTGGCTGGATCAAGATTATTGACAACATCACCGCCCGCAACCTGCCCGTTGATACCTTTGTCCCGGGCCATGGTCCGGTTCATGTCAACCGGGGCATTGCGGACCTTCAGGAACAAAAGCGCTATTTCGTCGTCATGCGCAACGAAGTGGCAAAACGGATCAAACAGGGTAAATCCCCCAGCCAGATTTACCGCGAGCTCAAGAAAAACATGCCCAAAGAATTCGCCCACTACCGCCGCAGCTCACGGCTGCGCAACTTCATCAAACGGTTCTGGCACCAACTTCATGATCGCGGCCTTTAG
- a CDS encoding MmgE/PrpD family protein, with the protein MAERTTINAMAGAIAAFDPNSLSPALIEQAKLLLLDTLGCAIAGRNEPTSLEVQKSALSLGGAEQASLIGSGTKTSFLNAILINGVIMRVLDLNDYTIAQEKGEPAMGGHPSDNIPVALAAGEWQGKSGYDVLATIVLGYELYNRFKKVITRADQFDGTSISGIVAAAMTGHIMGQGAEPLSHALAFGAARCMAPPLMRRGQISSAKSLSNALTAQSGALSALLASNGATGPVAVLDEVQGIRRMFVDDADMASLSAPLTNPGAILETHVKAFPSVATSQAAIGAAIQLHGDGLNTANIDTIEMIMADTSYMRGHQTDPGRSNPKSRHAADHCFPFLVAAALSDGELTPRSFDNQRWETLEIKSLMSKITMGVDGTLNTLAPDSYPCRLTVTTKDGAQFEAQVLYPPGFSKGHINAPDVIAKFAAVTKPTSSETLCAEIQDTVMALDRAPSLDVLMASLAQVGDG; encoded by the coding sequence ATGGCTGAACGCACAACAATCAATGCCATGGCTGGGGCCATCGCTGCGTTTGATCCAAACAGTCTTTCGCCGGCGCTCATTGAACAGGCAAAACTTCTTTTGCTCGACACCCTAGGATGCGCGATTGCCGGGCGCAATGAACCAACATCCCTTGAGGTTCAGAAATCCGCCCTCAGCCTTGGTGGGGCGGAACAGGCATCGTTGATTGGAAGCGGCACAAAAACATCTTTCCTGAATGCCATCTTAATCAACGGCGTGATCATGCGCGTGCTGGACCTGAACGATTACACCATTGCCCAGGAAAAGGGCGAACCCGCCATGGGCGGACATCCATCGGACAACATTCCCGTGGCACTGGCCGCAGGGGAATGGCAGGGAAAATCGGGGTATGACGTTCTGGCCACCATTGTGCTGGGCTATGAGCTGTATAACCGTTTTAAAAAAGTCATCACCCGGGCCGATCAATTTGATGGCACCAGCATATCGGGCATTGTTGCCGCCGCCATGACGGGGCACATAATGGGACAAGGCGCTGAGCCCCTATCCCATGCGCTGGCCTTTGGGGCGGCGCGCTGCATGGCCCCGCCCTTGATGCGCCGGGGCCAGATTTCTTCTGCCAAATCCCTGTCCAATGCGCTGACCGCGCAATCGGGGGCATTGTCTGCATTGCTGGCAAGCAATGGCGCAACGGGGCCGGTGGCCGTCCTTGATGAGGTTCAAGGCATTCGGCGGATGTTTGTGGATGATGCGGATATGGCATCTTTATCCGCACCCCTTACCAATCCGGGTGCCATCCTTGAAACCCACGTCAAAGCCTTCCCCTCCGTTGCCACCAGTCAGGCAGCCATCGGTGCCGCCATTCAGCTGCATGGGGATGGCCTTAACACAGCCAACATCGACACCATTGAAATGATTATGGCAGACACATCGTATATGCGCGGCCACCAAACGGACCCCGGGCGATCAAACCCAAAATCCCGCCACGCAGCCGATCATTGTTTCCCGTTTCTGGTGGCAGCGGCCCTGAGTGATGGCGAATTAACGCCCCGATCTTTTGACAACCAACGCTGGGAAACACTGGAAATAAAATCCCTGATGTCGAAAATCACCATGGGTGTGGATGGAACATTAAACACGCTGGCCCCTGACAGTTATCCCTGTCGCTTGACCGTCACCACAAAGGACGGCGCACAATTTGAAGCCCAGGTTCTTTATCCCCCGGGATTCTCCAAAGGCCACATCAATGCCCCCGACGTCATTGCCAAATTTGCCGCCGTCACCAAACCCACATCCAGCGAAACCTTGTGCGCTGAAATTCAAGACACGGTCATGGCATTGGATCGCGCACCGTCTCTCGATGTTTTGATGGCGAGCCTAGCGCAGGTCGGGGATGGCTAA
- a CDS encoding xanthine dehydrogenase family protein molybdopterin-binding subunit, whose protein sequence is MVIGASIRRKEDPRLLTGAGCFTDDINRPNQAYGAFVRSPHAHADILSINKTTALKMPGVLGVYDFQDMASKGCAEISTGIAGRGDGYPSLDGSPMADPPYYVLANGRARYVGEPVAMVIATCPEGATAAAEAIFVDYQSLIPVTIANQADRPDQPQLWPEAKLNTCYNWGSGDGDAVSRALDASDHVTILDVEIPRVVPSFLEPRAAMADYDGQSGRFELYVGCQGIHGLRDKLAEALGVGADRVRVVSLDVGGAFGARSVIYPEYLALAWAAREIARPIKWTATRAEDFVTTTQGRDNFLRGELGQDGMGKFLALRVTGHSNMGARHTGNGPYSVMRNLARMLPGTYRTPAVYMALKGVFTNTVPVSSYRGVGRMEAIFVMERLVDRAAKETGFDRIELRRKNLIRSHLMPYETPMGAVYDSGNYVSNMEKAMEAANWDGFPDRRETSARAGLLRGIGICNYIEGAGGGAGEYAAIEIDETGMAEVRAGCVDQGQGHQTSLSQIAADHLGIGVDQVVVAASDTDVIADGVGTNASRSMVRAGEALVVACGRLIDQGREAAALLLQANKEDVIYDHGRYLIGDREIGLADIAKQSRFFAEYRSHADAVTFPNGCHVCEVEIDPETGALIVVAFTAVDDVGVAINPPIVDGQSQGAIAQGIGQGLMECSVVDPKTGQMLSGSYLDYAMPRANDLPSLKPIANNSPSPTNSMGVKGAGEGGTTGAPAAVINAVLDALSFHGVTDITMPATPYRIWAAIRDGSVMEAGE, encoded by the coding sequence ATGGTGATAGGCGCATCCATTCGCCGCAAAGAAGACCCACGCCTTTTGACGGGGGCCGGCTGCTTTACCGACGATATAAACCGCCCCAATCAGGCCTATGGGGCATTTGTTCGCTCCCCCCATGCCCATGCAGACATTTTGTCTATTAACAAGACAACCGCCCTGAAAATGCCCGGCGTCCTGGGGGTATATGATTTTCAGGATATGGCATCGAAGGGCTGCGCTGAAATTTCCACCGGCATTGCAGGGCGCGGTGATGGGTATCCCAGCCTTGATGGCTCTCCCATGGCTGATCCGCCCTATTATGTGTTGGCCAATGGCCGGGCCCGTTATGTGGGGGAACCCGTGGCCATGGTGATTGCTACCTGCCCTGAAGGGGCAACCGCTGCGGCAGAGGCGATTTTCGTTGATTATCAAAGCTTGATCCCGGTCACGATTGCCAATCAGGCCGACCGACCAGATCAGCCGCAATTGTGGCCAGAGGCAAAATTGAACACCTGTTATAACTGGGGCTCAGGGGATGGGGACGCCGTATCCCGGGCCCTTGATGCCAGCGATCACGTCACCATTTTGGATGTTGAAATCCCCCGTGTGGTGCCCAGTTTTCTGGAACCCCGCGCAGCCATGGCCGATTATGATGGCCAATCGGGCCGGTTTGAGCTTTACGTTGGCTGTCAGGGCATCCATGGATTGCGCGATAAATTGGCAGAGGCCCTTGGGGTGGGCGCGGATCGGGTGCGGGTGGTGTCGCTGGATGTTGGCGGTGCCTTCGGGGCACGCAGCGTTATCTATCCTGAATATCTGGCTCTGGCGTGGGCCGCGCGCGAAATTGCCCGCCCCATTAAATGGACGGCCACCCGGGCCGAAGATTTCGTCACCACAACGCAAGGCCGCGATAATTTTCTCCGTGGTGAGCTGGGCCAAGATGGCATGGGCAAATTTTTGGCATTGCGTGTCACCGGACACAGCAATATGGGGGCGCGCCACACCGGCAATGGGCCGTATTCGGTGATGCGAAACCTTGCGCGAATGTTGCCCGGGACGTATCGGACCCCGGCGGTTTATATGGCTTTGAAGGGCGTGTTCACAAACACCGTCCCGGTCAGTTCCTATCGGGGCGTTGGTCGGATGGAAGCTATTTTTGTGATGGAGCGTCTGGTTGATCGGGCGGCAAAAGAAACCGGATTTGACCGCATTGAATTGCGCCGTAAAAATTTAATCCGATCCCATCTGATGCCATATGAAACCCCCATGGGGGCGGTTTATGACAGCGGCAATTATGTATCCAACATGGAAAAGGCCATGGAGGCGGCTAATTGGGATGGCTTTCCAGATCGCCGTGAAACATCTGCGCGCGCGGGCCTGCTGCGTGGCATCGGGATTTGCAATTACATAGAAGGTGCCGGTGGCGGGGCGGGGGAATATGCCGCCATTGAGATCGATGAAACGGGCATGGCAGAAGTTCGTGCCGGTTGCGTCGATCAGGGCCAGGGCCATCAAACATCCCTGTCCCAAATTGCCGCCGATCATTTGGGCATCGGGGTTGACCAGGTGGTGGTGGCCGCATCGGACACAGATGTGATCGCCGATGGGGTTGGCACCAATGCATCGCGTTCCATGGTGCGTGCCGGCGAAGCGCTGGTGGTGGCATGTGGTCGTTTGATTGATCAGGGCCGCGAAGCCGCCGCGCTATTGTTGCAGGCCAACAAAGAAGACGTGATTTATGATCATGGGCGCTATTTGATCGGAGATCGAGAGATCGGGCTGGCCGACATTGCAAAACAGTCTCGGTTTTTTGCCGAATATCGTTCCCACGCCGATGCGGTGACCTTTCCCAATGGCTGTCATGTTTGTGAAGTTGAGATCGACCCGGAAACCGGGGCCCTGATCGTGGTGGCGTTTACAGCCGTTGATGATGTGGGGGTGGCCATCAACCCACCCATTGTTGATGGTCAATCCCAAGGCGCTATTGCTCAGGGCATTGGTCAGGGGCTGATGGAATGCAGCGTTGTCGATCCTAAAACCGGGCAAATGTTATCGGGGTCATATCTCGATTACGCCATGCCCCGGGCAAATGATCTGCCATCCCTGAAACCCATCGCCAATAATTCCCCCAGCCCCACCAATTCGATGGGGGTCAAGGGTGCGGGCGAAGGCGGCACCACCGGTGCGCCAGCCGCCGTGATCAATGCGGTGCTGGATGCCCTGTCTTTCCATGGGGTCACCGACATCACCATGCCAGCAACGCCCTATCGCATCTGGGCTGCAATTAGGGATGGTTCTGTTATGGAGGCGGGCGAATAA
- a CDS encoding Rieske 2Fe-2S domain-containing protein — protein sequence MLSAEENELLTRVGPGTPMGNLIRRYWVPVVFSDQIKEPGSAPVRARLLSEDLVVFRDTEGNVGLLDEKCPHRTASMFYGRNEDCGLRCIYHGIKFDIHGDCTDVPCLPPGSTDGQTDAVKKQLKIKSYPCIERGDMVWAYMGPPEHMPEFPDLEWAKLRPAQKFPTRHIQECNWLQGLEGGFDAPHLTFLHGGSAEPSRRIVPSVYEVVPMDFGFVVGTGRDMGGDDYLWNINVMLMPFHKIISSVPHAAHMWMPIDDEHTMLYSIDFNPDRDFVPEDVARSKAWKGIHTENTPGTDHATMNKENDYMINRELQASGGSYSGMRGLGIQDCAVQESMGPIEDRTMEHLLPGDAAIAKIRHLLLETLKDMEAGKPLPGTDPKSFRVRSTRYEAPKEEPFINQLEDRVRADA from the coding sequence ATGCTTTCAGCAGAAGAAAACGAATTGTTGACCCGCGTTGGCCCGGGCACGCCCATGGGCAACTTGATCCGGCGCTATTGGGTGCCGGTGGTGTTTTCCGACCAGATTAAAGAGCCGGGATCTGCGCCCGTGCGGGCGCGACTGCTCTCAGAAGATCTGGTGGTTTTCCGCGACACCGAAGGCAATGTCGGGCTTTTGGATGAAAAGTGCCCCCATCGCACCGCATCGATGTTTTATGGCCGCAATGAAGATTGCGGGCTGCGCTGTATCTATCACGGCATCAAATTTGACATTCATGGCGATTGCACGGACGTGCCCTGCCTGCCACCGGGTAGCACCGATGGCCAGACCGATGCGGTCAAGAAACAGCTGAAAATCAAATCATATCCGTGTATTGAGCGCGGCGACATGGTCTGGGCCTATATGGGGCCGCCGGAACATATGCCGGAATTTCCCGATCTGGAATGGGCAAAGCTGCGGCCTGCCCAAAAATTTCCCACCCGCCATATTCAGGAATGCAATTGGTTGCAGGGCCTGGAAGGCGGCTTTGATGCGCCGCATCTCACCTTCCTCCATGGCGGCTCTGCCGAGCCCAGCCGCCGCATCGTGCCATCGGTTTACGAAGTTGTGCCCATGGATTTTGGGTTTGTCGTTGGCACCGGCCGTGACATGGGCGGCGATGATTATTTATGGAACATCAATGTGATGTTGATGCCGTTCCATAAAATTATCTCATCGGTGCCCCATGCCGCCCATATGTGGATGCCCATCGATGATGAACACACCATGCTCTACAGCATCGATTTCAATCCAGACCGTGATTTCGTGCCCGAAGATGTCGCCCGGTCCAAGGCATGGAAGGGCATTCATACGGAAAATACCCCGGGCACCGATCATGCCACCATGAACAAAGAAAACGATTACATGATCAACCGCGAGCTCCAAGCCAGTGGCGGCTCCTATTCAGGTATGCGAGGGCTGGGCATTCAGGATTGTGCCGTTCAGGAATCCATGGGGCCGATCGAAGACCGGACCATGGAGCATCTGTTGCCCGGTGATGCGGCCATTGCCAAAATTCGCCATTTGCTGCTGGAAACCCTGAAGGACATGGAAGCGGGTAAGCCCTTGCCGGGCACTGATCCTAAAAGCTTTCGGGTGCGGTCAACACGATATGAAGCCCCCAAAGAAGAACCCTTCATCAATCAATTAGAAGACCGTGTTCGGGCCGACGCCTGA
- the tcuA gene encoding FAD-dependent tricarballylate dehydrogenase TcuA gives MGKDEICDVIIIGGGSTAFEAAVSARQSGAEHVVMLEKAPEDEFGGNARFSHTGFRFCHQGRDEIRDFIPQIDPDLYDHMEIKPYTEEEFMADLNRVTQGLIDEDLAKVLAGKSNEAAHWALETGIKWIPEKYATVNGRHHFEPGRVIQTLGGGKGQLDQWRDIATHLGIDIRFVSPVTAIHGNARRIDGVSVSAPDRDYELSAQAVIACAGGFQANPEMRARYLGDNADLLKVRGSKHDTGEVLNMIMAMGAKVTGHWQGAHQTPIDAGAPKFETPVREDGRGNTMNRYDYCHGITVNTLGQRFFDEGESFHSYTYAKTGRAVRGQPGNLAYQIYDQKGIAMFRHGASFPGTYEETNTIAELATKTGLNPEILADTVDAYNDAVADDVPFDPSKLDGKSALGITPVKSNWAQKIDAPPYRIYPVSGGITFTFGGLAINTQSEVLNTFNQPIEGLYASGDIIGLFYHNYPSCTGQTRNIVFSRLAGQNAAGRTK, from the coding sequence TTGGGCAAGGATGAGATCTGTGACGTCATTATCATTGGCGGGGGCAGTACCGCGTTTGAAGCGGCTGTCTCGGCCCGGCAATCGGGTGCCGAACATGTGGTCATGCTTGAAAAAGCCCCCGAAGATGAATTTGGTGGCAATGCACGGTTTTCTCATACTGGATTTCGGTTTTGTCATCAGGGCCGCGATGAAATCAGGGATTTTATTCCCCAAATTGACCCCGATCTTTATGACCATATGGAGATCAAGCCCTACACAGAAGAAGAATTTATGGCAGACCTCAACCGCGTTACCCAGGGGTTGATCGACGAAGATCTTGCAAAAGTTTTGGCGGGGAAATCCAATGAGGCTGCCCATTGGGCCCTTGAAACCGGCATCAAATGGATTCCTGAAAAATACGCAACCGTCAATGGACGCCACCATTTTGAACCGGGCCGTGTGATCCAAACCCTGGGTGGGGGCAAGGGCCAATTGGATCAATGGCGCGATATTGCAACGCACTTAGGCATTGATATCCGGTTTGTTTCTCCGGTAACCGCAATCCATGGCAATGCCAGACGCATTGACGGGGTCAGCGTGTCTGCACCGGATCGCGATTATGAATTATCGGCACAGGCCGTCATTGCCTGCGCCGGGGGCTTTCAGGCCAACCCTGAAATGCGCGCACGGTATCTTGGCGATAATGCAGACCTGCTCAAGGTCAGGGGCTCCAAACACGATACCGGCGAAGTCCTCAACATGATCATGGCGATGGGTGCCAAAGTGACCGGCCATTGGCAGGGTGCGCACCAAACGCCCATTGATGCCGGTGCCCCCAAATTTGAAACGCCCGTGCGTGAAGACGGGCGCGGCAACACCATGAACCGGTATGATTATTGCCATGGCATTACGGTCAACACCCTGGGCCAGCGGTTTTTTGACGAAGGGGAAAGTTTTCATTCCTACACCTATGCCAAAACTGGCCGCGCCGTGCGCGGGCAACCGGGCAATCTTGCGTATCAAATTTATGACCAAAAAGGCATTGCCATGTTCCGCCACGGTGCAAGTTTTCCGGGCACCTACGAAGAAACCAATACCATTGCGGAACTGGCCACCAAGACAGGGCTTAACCCTGAAATTTTAGCGGATACGGTTGATGCCTATAACGACGCGGTGGCCGATGATGTCCCGTTCGATCCATCCAAACTGGATGGAAAATCTGCATTGGGCATCACGCCTGTTAAATCAAATTGGGCACAGAAAATAGACGCACCCCCTTACCGCATCTATCCGGTATCGGGCGGCATCACCTTCACCTTTGGCGGCCTTGCCATCAACACACAATCAGAAGTGTTGAACACCTTTAACCAGCCCATTGAAGGGCTTTATGCATCAGGGGATATCATCGGGTTGTTTTATCACAACTATCCATCCTGCACGGGCCAAACCCGGAACATCGTTTTCAGCCGCCTGGCCGGACAAAATGCGGCCGGGCGAACAAAATAA
- a CDS encoding SulP family inorganic anion transporter: MCWLKGPLLFDLKTIRGDIFGGVTAAVVALPLALAFGVASGLGPIAGLYGAIAVGFFAAVFGGTSSQISGPTGPMTVVMAVIVAEHANALSEALMIVFLSGIIQIMFGALRIGRFVSYTPYSVVSGFMSGIGVIIIMIQILPFFGLPAAPGGTIGAINAIPDVMSAFNRDALMLGGISLGIMIFWPKPLRAMLPPPLAALIIGTVLGVFWFGAAPVIGMVPMGLPDIQLDFIPIDKFMTLIQPALILALLGSIDSLLTSLVADSITRTRHNSNKELIGQGIGNMVSGLIGGLPGAGATMRTVVNVRAGGTTKLSGAIHALILLALVMGLAPLAEKIPHAVLAGILLKVGWDIIDWAHLKRGHRAPRDKILVMFVTFGLTVFVDLITAVATGLILAGFVTARWMETEELKGVTAIALSEKDIGLDDVERAEFEKLEGQVGLVTLRGQFSYASARELAQRVGIAGAGHKVIIYDFTHAAHVDTSAALAIESLLVTAAHEHVGCLVAGLSGSAEKTLESLGVLENLPPEHIVPTRLKAIEVAATLLSEHSA; this comes from the coding sequence TTGTGCTGGTTAAAGGGGCCTCTATTGTTTGATCTAAAGACCATACGCGGCGATATTTTCGGGGGTGTTACGGCGGCTGTGGTGGCCTTGCCTTTGGCGCTGGCCTTTGGTGTGGCCTCTGGGTTGGGGCCCATTGCTGGCCTATATGGTGCCATTGCCGTTGGTTTTTTCGCCGCGGTCTTTGGTGGCACCTCGTCCCAGATTTCAGGGCCAACGGGCCCCATGACGGTGGTGATGGCGGTTATTGTTGCCGAACATGCCAATGCCCTGTCCGAAGCGTTGATGATCGTTTTCTTAAGCGGCATCATCCAGATCATGTTTGGTGCCTTGCGCATTGGCCGGTTCGTTTCCTATACGCCCTATTCGGTGGTGTCAGGCTTCATGTCAGGGATCGGGGTGATCATCATCATGATCCAGATCCTGCCATTTTTTGGCCTGCCCGCCGCACCCGGGGGCACCATTGGTGCCATCAATGCCATTCCAGACGTAATGTCTGCATTTAACCGGGATGCGCTAATGCTTGGCGGCATATCCCTTGGCATCATGATTTTCTGGCCAAAGCCATTGCGTGCCATGCTTCCCCCGCCCTTGGCGGCGCTAATCATCGGCACGGTTCTGGGGGTTTTCTGGTTTGGTGCGGCTCCGGTGATCGGGATGGTTCCCATGGGATTGCCCGATATCCAGCTCGATTTTATACCCATCGATAAATTTATGACCCTGATCCAGCCCGCGTTGATCCTTGCCTTACTGGGTTCCATCGACAGTTTGTTGACGTCTTTGGTCGCCGATTCCATTACCCGCACCCGGCATAATTCCAACAAGGAACTGATTGGCCAGGGCATCGGCAATATGGTTTCAGGCCTGATCGGTGGCCTGCCCGGAGCCGGGGCGACCATGCGTACCGTGGTCAATGTGCGGGCCGGGGGCACGACCAAATTATCGGGCGCCATTCATGCCCTTATTCTTTTGGCACTGGTGATGGGCTTGGCCCCGCTGGCTGAGAAAATACCCCATGCGGTTCTGGCGGGCATTCTGCTTAAGGTCGGTTGGGACATCATTGATTGGGCGCATTTGAAACGCGGCCATCGCGCGCCCCGGGATAAAATTCTGGTGATGTTTGTCACCTTTGGCTTAACCGTCTTTGTGGATTTGATCACGGCAGTTGCAACGGGGTTAATTCTGGCAGGCTTTGTCACTGCGCGCTGGATGGAAACCGAAGAATTAAAAGGCGTGACGGCGATTGCGCTGAGCGAAAAAGACATCGGGTTAGATGACGTGGAACGGGCAGAATTTGAAAAACTGGAAGGCCAGGTTGGTCTGGTGACCTTGCGGGGCCAGTTTTCCTACGCATCGGCCCGTGAACTGGCACAGCGGGTTGGTATTGCCGGGGCAGGCCACAAAGTGATCATTTATGATTTCACCCATGCCGCCCATGTGGATACCAGTGCGGCCTTGGCCATTGAATCCTTGTTGGTGACCGCCGCCCATGAACACGTAGGCTGCCTTGTTGCCGGGCTATCAGGTTCAGCCGAAAAAACCCTTGAATCTCTAGGCGTTTTGGAAAACTTACCCCCAGAACACATCGTCCCAACCCGCCTCAAAGCGATCGAAGTCGCAGCAACCTTGCTGTCCGAGCATTCGGCCTAA